In the Flagellimonas sp. HMM57 genome, one interval contains:
- a CDS encoding enoyl-CoA hydratase/isomerase family protein, with product MNYENIYIEEENKIATITINRPKKLNALNKRTIEELHTAFKELDDDKEIKVIVITGTGEKAFVAGADISEFADFSVAEGGKLAAEGQRILFDFVENLSTPVIAAVNGFALGGGLELAMSCHFRIASTNAKMGLPEVSLGVIPGYGGTQRLPQLIGKGRAMEIIMTAGMIDAEKALGYGLVNHVVPQEELLPLSLKIASKISNNSTVAIKYAINAINAGFKYDENGYAIEIDAFGACFGTNDFKEGTTAFLEKRKADFPGS from the coding sequence ATGAATTACGAAAACATCTATATCGAAGAAGAAAACAAGATTGCAACAATCACTATAAATCGGCCTAAAAAACTGAATGCACTTAATAAAAGGACTATCGAAGAGCTCCATACAGCCTTCAAAGAACTGGACGATGATAAAGAAATAAAGGTAATTGTGATAACCGGCACAGGCGAAAAAGCATTTGTAGCTGGAGCGGATATATCTGAGTTCGCTGATTTCTCGGTAGCGGAAGGTGGAAAATTAGCTGCGGAAGGGCAACGAATACTTTTTGATTTTGTGGAAAATCTATCCACACCGGTAATAGCCGCGGTCAATGGGTTTGCGTTGGGAGGGGGATTGGAACTGGCCATGTCTTGTCATTTTAGAATAGCAAGCACCAATGCCAAAATGGGATTGCCAGAGGTTTCTTTGGGAGTAATTCCCGGTTATGGAGGAACCCAGCGCTTGCCCCAACTTATAGGAAAAGGAAGAGCGATGGAAATTATCATGACGGCAGGAATGATCGATGCCGAAAAAGCTCTTGGCTACGGATTGGTCAATCATGTAGTGCCTCAAGAAGAATTATTGCCACTTTCTCTTAAAATTGCGAGCAAGATATCGAATAACTCCACTGTGGCGATAAAATATGCAATAAATGCCATAAATGCAGGTTTTAAGTATGATGAAAATGGTTATGCCATAGAAATCGATGCTTTTGGAGCGTGTTTCGGCACCAACGACTTTAAAGAAGGTACTACTGCCTTTCTTGAAAAACGAAAAGCCGATTTCCCTGGATCGTAA
- a CDS encoding RNA polymerase sigma factor, which yields MSTHQLNQTLEHLFRNEYGKIVALLTNKYGTSFLEQIEDAAQDTFLKAMQVWGYKSIPDNPTAWLFRVAQNRLIDILRRDKKSDLVGNKPFSIEKGKKESEIVLEDALEDSQLNMIFACCHPALSQEYQIILSLKLMGGFSNKELADALLKKEETIAKSFTRAKKQFREKVQFLQIPVQMGLQSRLFQVLRIIYLLFSEGYAATTGAQLLKRDICYEALRLALLLRKNRYCSHPNLEALIALMCFHASRFDARLDKEGSLVSLEHHDRSLYNQELIRIGIHHLENAGTADKNPSSYHLEAARSYYHCIAKTFQQTDWKSILYLYDVQLRIQYTPMLALNRIVPFAKVQGSEKGLEELQKVAKNNDFDTTGLFFAIKATLLLESKSLKKYNSTLQKAIDLTENELMKEHLRKKLKK from the coding sequence ATGTCAACCCACCAACTTAATCAAACGCTTGAACATCTTTTTCGTAACGAATACGGAAAAATTGTGGCCTTGCTCACGAATAAATATGGGACCAGTTTTCTTGAGCAAATTGAAGATGCGGCACAGGACACATTTTTAAAAGCGATGCAGGTATGGGGGTATAAATCTATTCCTGATAATCCTACGGCATGGTTATTTCGGGTAGCGCAAAATCGGCTTATTGATATACTTCGCCGAGACAAGAAATCGGATTTGGTGGGGAACAAACCTTTTTCGATAGAAAAGGGTAAAAAAGAGAGTGAAATTGTGTTGGAAGACGCTCTTGAAGATAGCCAGTTGAACATGATTTTTGCATGTTGCCATCCAGCGCTCTCCCAAGAATACCAAATCATATTGAGCCTTAAACTGATGGGGGGATTCAGTAACAAAGAACTTGCCGATGCTTTGTTAAAGAAAGAGGAAACCATTGCAAAATCGTTTACTAGGGCCAAGAAACAGTTTAGGGAGAAGGTGCAGTTCCTTCAGATACCGGTTCAGATGGGTTTGCAGTCACGATTGTTCCAGGTGCTTCGCATCATTTATTTATTGTTTTCTGAAGGATATGCCGCCACCACTGGAGCACAACTGTTGAAAAGGGATATTTGCTATGAGGCACTGAGGTTGGCGTTGTTGTTGCGGAAAAATAGATATTGCTCCCACCCAAATCTGGAAGCGTTGATTGCCTTGATGTGCTTTCATGCCTCCCGGTTTGATGCTCGATTGGATAAAGAAGGGAGTTTAGTCTCTTTGGAACATCATGATAGGAGTTTGTACAATCAAGAATTGATTCGAATAGGAATCCATCATTTGGAAAATGCCGGAACAGCGGACAAAAATCCTTCAAGTTATCATTTAGAGGCTGCACGTTCGTATTACCATTGTATTGCGAAGACATTTCAACAAACAGACTGGAAAAGTATTCTGTATTTGTACGATGTGCAATTACGGATACAATACACACCCATGCTGGCGTTGAACCGAATAGTACCATTCGCCAAGGTCCAAGGCTCAGAAAAAGGGCTTGAAGAGTTACAAAAAGTTGCAAAAAATAATGATTTTGATACCACTGGATTATTTTTTGCGATTAAGGCAACGCTATTGCTAGAATCCAAAAGTTTAAAAAAGTACAACTCAACACTTCAAAAAGCCATTGATTTAACAGAGAACGAATTGATGAAAGAGCACCTTAGGAAAAAATTAAAAAAGTGA
- a CDS encoding PA0069 family radical SAM protein, with protein sequence MKSKEFLKSHGAQKNTPNRFLQHVYEMREDFLEFCRLEDEEPEKTKTEYIPIFPKTIVNKVDSPDVGMSYSMNPYQGCEHGCVYCYARNAHEYWGYSAGLDFERKILVKKSAPELLETKIKHKNWKAQTIVMSGNTDCYQPAEKQFEITRACLKVFLKYRHPVGIITKNALILRDLDVLKELNAHQLVGVNISVTSLSEKTRRKLEPRTASIQKRLNTIKVLSENKIPVNAMLAPMIPGINSHELLKLAKAVADNGAVSFAFTVVRLNGAIGQIFTDWIKKAMPDRAEKVLHLIQECHGGSINDSRFGLRNRGEGHVAKQIHDMAKLARKKYFQGREFPALRKDLHAAYKDGQMKLF encoded by the coding sequence ATGAAATCCAAAGAATTCCTAAAAAGTCACGGTGCCCAGAAAAACACACCCAATAGATTTCTTCAACATGTGTATGAAATGCGTGAGGACTTCTTGGAATTCTGTCGTTTGGAAGATGAAGAACCTGAAAAGACCAAGACCGAGTACATCCCTATATTTCCCAAGACCATTGTAAACAAAGTGGACAGCCCAGATGTGGGCATGTCCTATTCCATGAATCCCTACCAAGGTTGTGAGCATGGCTGCGTGTATTGCTACGCGCGCAACGCCCACGAATATTGGGGGTATAGTGCCGGACTGGATTTTGAGCGAAAGATTTTGGTGAAGAAGTCTGCCCCGGAGCTGTTGGAAACCAAAATAAAACATAAGAATTGGAAGGCACAGACCATCGTCATGTCCGGGAACACGGATTGCTATCAACCTGCGGAGAAACAATTTGAGATTACCAGAGCTTGTCTAAAGGTTTTTTTAAAGTATCGCCATCCAGTGGGTATCATCACAAAAAACGCTTTGATACTTCGGGATTTGGATGTCTTAAAGGAATTGAATGCCCATCAGTTGGTGGGGGTGAACATTTCGGTCACCTCACTTTCAGAAAAAACAAGAAGGAAACTGGAACCGAGAACAGCTTCCATTCAAAAACGTTTGAACACCATCAAAGTATTGTCAGAAAATAAAATTCCGGTCAATGCCATGCTCGCTCCAATGATTCCGGGAATCAACAGTCACGAATTGTTGAAACTTGCAAAAGCGGTAGCAGATAATGGTGCGGTCTCTTTTGCCTTTACGGTTGTTAGATTAAATGGCGCCATTGGTCAGATTTTTACCGATTGGATTAAAAAAGCCATGCCGGATAGGGCCGAAAAAGTGCTGCACTTGATTCAAGAATGTCATGGAGGAAGCATTAACGACAGTAGATTTGGATTGCGAAACAGAGGTGAAGGTCATGTGGCAAAACAAATTCACGATATGGCGAAGCTGGCCAGAAAAAAGTATTTTCAAGGCAGAGAGTTTCCCGCTTTGCGAAAAGATTTGCATGCAGCATACAAAGATGGACAGATGAAATTGTTCTGA
- a CDS encoding GNAT family N-acetyltransferase, producing the protein MESTGKIQIIRLSKTDLLLFKKLVTLFNEVFEENSTIASDAHLQKLIAKPEFYAVVAITNDILLGGLTAYELQSYYNDKSELYIYDIAIKSEFQNKGIGKQLIQHLKELGSENSISTIFVDAHSEDKQAVAFYGSVFGEREKVDHFNFEIQSSS; encoded by the coding sequence ATGGAAAGTACTGGAAAAATACAGATCATTAGGTTATCGAAAACAGACCTACTTCTTTTTAAAAAGCTAGTTACGCTGTTTAATGAAGTTTTTGAGGAAAACAGTACAATTGCATCAGATGCCCATTTGCAAAAACTAATCGCCAAGCCAGAATTTTACGCTGTAGTTGCAATCACCAATGATATACTTTTAGGGGGACTTACTGCCTATGAACTTCAAAGCTATTATAATGATAAAAGCGAATTGTACATTTATGATATTGCCATAAAGAGTGAATTTCAAAACAAAGGGATTGGCAAACAACTAATTCAACACCTAAAAGAATTGGGTTCTGAAAATAGCATATCAACCATTTTTGTTGATGCACATTCTGAAGATAAACAAGCAGTTGCGTTTTACGGATCGGTATTTGGAGAACGTGAAAAGGTAGACCATTTTAATTTTGAGATTCAATCAAGTTCGTGA
- a CDS encoding glycosyltransferase family 2 protein, with protein MGSTFVLMIGAAYLIYILQNDFTKFNLERMDSTIGLTFMIVASSLFVFKAVFFAYTLYLYFKYKPINTVSDEELPTCTVIVPAYNEGKQVWDTLMSLADSDFPKEKLQLLAIDDGSQDDTWDWIQEAKKEIGECLMIYKQPKNMGKRHALYRGFNEATGEIFVTVDSDSIVKKDTLRNLVSPFVTNKDCGAVAGNIRVLNNERALLPKMLDVSFVLSFEFIRSTESSLKSVLCTPGALAAYRNKAVFACLEDWINQTFMGKPSDIGEDCALTNMILKQGYHVLFQRNAYAYTNVPEKYRGLYKMFIRWGRSNVRENIAMSKYVFTNFRKGAKLGTRLLFINQSLKIIMSYPFLIFMLFFIITHPLLFLSSTLFSILIVSTFPVLIYAKRYELSESLWAYSYSILFTFGLSWITPYAIATVKRGGWLTRGLPEKK; from the coding sequence ATGGGGAGCACTTTTGTGCTAATGATTGGAGCAGCGTATTTAATATATATTCTACAAAACGATTTCACCAAATTTAATTTGGAAAGAATGGATTCTACCATTGGGTTGACTTTTATGATCGTTGCAAGTAGCTTGTTTGTATTCAAAGCAGTTTTTTTTGCTTATACGCTTTATCTGTATTTTAAATATAAACCTATTAATACGGTATCTGATGAAGAGTTGCCAACCTGTACTGTGATCGTACCTGCTTATAACGAAGGCAAACAAGTTTGGGATACTTTGATGAGCTTGGCGGATAGTGATTTTCCTAAGGAAAAACTGCAGCTCCTTGCAATCGATGATGGTAGTCAAGACGATACTTGGGATTGGATTCAAGAAGCAAAAAAGGAAATAGGTGAATGCTTGATGATTTATAAACAACCCAAAAATATGGGTAAACGTCACGCCTTGTATCGAGGTTTTAATGAAGCAACAGGTGAGATTTTTGTAACGGTCGATAGTGATTCCATAGTAAAAAAAGATACTTTGAGGAACCTGGTAAGTCCATTTGTTACCAACAAAGATTGTGGCGCCGTTGCAGGTAATATTCGAGTTTTGAACAATGAGCGAGCTTTACTGCCCAAAATGTTGGATGTAAGTTTTGTTTTGAGCTTTGAATTTATTCGTTCAACAGAAAGCAGTCTTAAATCGGTGCTCTGTACGCCAGGAGCTCTTGCTGCCTATCGGAACAAAGCAGTTTTTGCATGTCTTGAAGATTGGATAAATCAAACTTTTATGGGAAAGCCCTCAGATATTGGTGAAGATTGTGCATTGACAAACATGATTCTTAAACAAGGGTATCATGTATTGTTCCAAAGAAACGCATATGCCTATACAAACGTTCCTGAAAAATATCGAGGATTGTATAAAATGTTCATCAGATGGGGCAGAAGTAATGTTCGCGAGAATATAGCTATGTCCAAATACGTTTTTACAAATTTTAGAAAGGGCGCTAAATTGGGAACAAGGCTCTTGTTCATTAATCAATCTTTGAAAATAATCATGAGCTATCCATTTTTGATCTTTATGCTCTTCTTCATCATAACTCACCCATTATTATTTTTAAGTTCAACACTTTTCAGTATTCTTATAGTATCTACCTTTCCCGTTTTAATCTATGCAAAGCGTTACGAATTATCAGAATCCCTGTGGGCATATTCATACAGTATTTTGTTCACTTTTGGCTTATCATGGATTACACCCTATGCCATTGCAACGGTTAAAAGAGGCGGTTGGTTGACCCGCGGCCTACCTGAAAAAAAATAG
- a CDS encoding TerB family tellurite resistance protein, with product MIKWVAAFLGYFIFRFPGAILGFIVGSLLDNLGGSNGGARTVFKDFTQQNVSPADFELNLLSLCSIVIKADGQVSQRELDYVRQYFLSTYGKEKANAIFRTFNDVVKKREVSAQRICTYLVQRTRYEVRLQLVHFLFGIAQADGQLSNLEINKLKELAGYLRIGHHDFESIKAMFIKSADNAYKILEIEKSASDDEVKKAYRKMAKKYHPDKVVTENEAIKKGAEEKFKEVQKAYDTIQKERGFV from the coding sequence ATGATCAAATGGGTAGCCGCCTTTCTAGGCTATTTTATATTTCGGTTTCCAGGGGCTATATTAGGATTTATTGTTGGGAGTCTTTTGGATAATCTTGGAGGTTCCAATGGAGGAGCTAGAACGGTTTTTAAGGATTTTACCCAACAAAATGTATCTCCCGCAGATTTTGAATTGAATTTACTTTCACTATGCTCTATAGTAATAAAAGCGGATGGACAAGTTAGTCAAAGGGAATTGGACTACGTACGGCAGTATTTTTTGAGCACGTATGGTAAAGAAAAAGCAAATGCTATTTTCCGAACGTTTAACGATGTGGTCAAAAAGAGAGAGGTTTCCGCACAGCGAATCTGTACGTATTTAGTTCAGCGAACCCGGTACGAAGTAAGATTACAGCTGGTACATTTTCTGTTTGGAATTGCGCAAGCCGATGGCCAGCTCAGTAATCTGGAAATCAATAAATTGAAAGAACTTGCAGGGTATTTAAGAATAGGGCATCACGATTTTGAGAGTATCAAGGCCATGTTCATAAAGTCCGCGGACAACGCATATAAAATTCTTGAAATAGAAAAATCAGCTTCTGATGATGAAGTAAAAAAGGCCTACAGAAAAATGGCAAAAAAATACCATCCCGATAAAGTGGTTACTGAAAATGAGGCTATAAAAAAAGGAGCTGAAGAAAAGTTCAAAGAAGTACAAAAGGCATATGATACCATCCAAAAGGAGCGGGGATTTGTGTAA
- a CDS encoding Gfo/Idh/MocA family protein, whose translation MQRRKFLKQAAATSTVFSIVPSYVLGKTHVPPSDTLYVAAFGVGGRGNGVIQGLANTGKVKFVSFCDVDERRAQKTYELFPDVKRFKDFRKVYDAHVKDIDAVMVATPDHTHASIALPFMREKKHAYVEKPLTHNIHEARLMTKVAAENGIVTQMGNQGASSDGSRIAREWVDLGLLGKIHTIDCWTNRPVWPQGVPLPSKKQRVPKELDWDLWLGPAAMRDYNAAYLPFKWRGWWDFGTGALGDMGCHIMETPFSVLDLGYPTEAEASCTTVWVGDFVEADYSPSCPPSSKIHLKFEHEHHGDIALNWYDGGIKPDLPDELKDDETIGDNGGGTIMYGEKGILICDTYSKNPRLLPSEMTGLINSPEPKYPRIAGGADGHIANFVDGCMNGTTTSSNFAKAGPLTETVLMGNLAVKAYQYKVLQEGKKVGDWAPYDYPGRRKLLWDGKNMKITNYDKANEWVTRQYRKGWELS comes from the coding sequence ATGCAAAGAAGAAAGTTCCTTAAACAGGCGGCAGCAACCTCTACCGTATTTTCAATCGTCCCAAGTTATGTGTTAGGAAAAACACATGTTCCACCAAGTGACACCCTTTATGTCGCAGCCTTCGGCGTAGGCGGAAGGGGCAATGGTGTAATACAGGGTTTGGCCAATACGGGAAAAGTAAAGTTTGTTTCTTTTTGCGATGTGGACGAAAGACGCGCACAAAAGACTTATGAACTCTTTCCTGATGTAAAACGCTTTAAGGACTTCAGAAAAGTTTACGATGCACATGTAAAGGATATAGATGCTGTAATGGTCGCTACCCCCGATCATACACATGCTTCCATTGCACTTCCTTTTATGCGCGAAAAAAAACATGCCTATGTTGAAAAACCATTGACCCATAATATTCATGAAGCAAGATTGATGACCAAAGTTGCAGCTGAAAACGGAATTGTAACCCAAATGGGAAATCAAGGCGCTTCTAGTGATGGTAGTCGTATTGCCCGTGAATGGGTAGACCTTGGGTTACTGGGCAAAATCCATACTATCGATTGTTGGACCAATCGCCCCGTATGGCCACAGGGTGTTCCATTGCCTTCAAAAAAACAACGGGTACCAAAGGAATTGGACTGGGACCTATGGCTTGGTCCTGCTGCCATGCGGGACTATAATGCTGCTTACTTGCCTTTTAAATGGCGTGGTTGGTGGGATTTTGGAACAGGAGCCTTGGGAGACATGGGGTGCCATATCATGGAAACTCCTTTTAGTGTTTTGGACCTAGGTTATCCTACCGAGGCAGAGGCCAGTTGTACAACGGTTTGGGTAGGGGATTTTGTTGAGGCCGATTATAGCCCCTCTTGCCCTCCCTCATCCAAAATACACCTGAAGTTTGAACATGAACATCATGGCGATATAGCGTTGAACTGGTACGATGGTGGTATAAAACCGGACCTTCCGGATGAGCTTAAAGATGATGAAACTATCGGCGATAATGGTGGTGGTACTATAATGTATGGCGAAAAAGGAATCTTGATATGTGATACCTATTCTAAAAACCCACGTTTACTACCCTCAGAGATGACAGGTCTTATAAATTCCCCAGAACCAAAATATCCCAGAATTGCGGGCGGAGCTGATGGACATATTGCCAATTTTGTGGATGGATGCATGAATGGAACGACCACCTCTTCAAACTTTGCCAAAGCAGGTCCGCTTACGGAAACAGTTCTTATGGGAAACCTTGCCGTAAAAGCATATCAATATAAAGTATTGCAAGAAGGTAAAAAAGTAGGTGATTGGGCGCCTTATGACTACCCGGGTAGAAGAAAATTGCTTTGGGACGGCAAGAATATGAAAATCACCAATTACGATAAGGCAAATGAATGGGTTACCCGTCAATATCGCAAGGGGTGGGAATTGAGCTAG
- a CDS encoding YciI family protein — MSNFLYLFRGGDEAYEKLSQEEKQAHMEVWGKWMGGLQEKGHLLDGLPLDADGKVVHNRGEVVTNGPHAEGAELVGGYLIISAKSLEEATEISKGCPIFDYEGSTVEVRQIMDLDEY, encoded by the coding sequence ATGAGTAATTTTTTGTATTTGTTTAGAGGTGGGGACGAAGCCTATGAGAAATTGTCCCAAGAAGAAAAGCAGGCCCATATGGAAGTATGGGGAAAGTGGATGGGAGGTCTTCAAGAAAAGGGCCATCTTTTGGATGGCCTCCCATTGGACGCGGATGGAAAAGTAGTGCATAACCGTGGAGAAGTGGTCACTAACGGCCCCCATGCCGAAGGCGCAGAATTGGTAGGAGGTTATCTGATAATTTCTGCCAAAAGCTTGGAGGAGGCTACGGAAATATCCAAGGGATGCCCTATTTTCGACTATGAAGGCAGTACCGTTGAAGTACGCCAGATTATGGACCTTGATGAATATTAG
- a CDS encoding BrxA/BrxB family bacilliredoxin has translation MYPEELVKPMRADLASAGFEELYTSEAVENALKQEGTTLVVVNSVCGCAAANARPAAKLSLQNDKKPANLVTVFAGVDTDAVDTARNHMVPFPPSSPSMALFKNGELVHMIERHHIEGRPAELIAENLMEAYNEFC, from the coding sequence ATGTATCCTGAAGAATTGGTAAAACCTATGAGAGCGGACCTAGCTTCTGCCGGGTTTGAAGAATTATATACAAGTGAAGCAGTTGAAAATGCACTAAAACAAGAAGGAACCACATTGGTAGTGGTCAATTCTGTTTGTGGATGTGCAGCTGCAAATGCAAGACCTGCCGCTAAGCTGAGTCTTCAAAATGACAAAAAGCCTGCTAATTTAGTGACTGTTTTTGCAGGTGTGGACACAGATGCTGTTGATACGGCAAGAAATCACATGGTGCCGTTCCCCCCTTCATCGCCAAGTATGGCCTTGTTCAAAAATGGTGAATTGGTGCACATGATAGAAAGACACCATATTGAAGGTAGACCAGCAGAATTAATCGCGGAAAACTTAATGGAGGCCTATAACGAATTCTGTTAA
- a CDS encoding HD domain-containing protein, with product MKNSELIEATVDFVKQKLHGAEGGHDWFHIERVFNTAKLISSSERVDTLVVQLAALLHDIADPKFHNGDESVGPRTAREFLESKQVGPEIIEHVVNIIKNLSFKNSLEKQHLFSSKELHVVQDADRLDAIGAVGIARAFNYGGFKNRELYNPSVSPNLNMTKEEYKKSNTPTINHFYEKLLLLKDKMNTETGKKMAEKRHQYMLGFLEQFYSEWNPSKK from the coding sequence ATGAAGAATTCCGAACTTATAGAAGCCACCGTCGATTTTGTGAAACAAAAACTACATGGTGCTGAAGGAGGGCACGATTGGTTTCATATTGAACGTGTTTTCAACACCGCAAAATTGATTTCAAGCTCAGAAAGAGTAGATACATTGGTAGTGCAATTGGCAGCATTGCTCCACGACATTGCAGACCCCAAATTTCATAATGGGGATGAATCCGTTGGACCTAGAACTGCAAGGGAATTCTTAGAGTCGAAGCAAGTCGGACCTGAGATAATCGAACATGTTGTCAACATCATAAAAAACCTATCGTTCAAAAATAGTTTGGAAAAACAGCATCTATTTTCTTCAAAAGAACTGCATGTAGTACAAGATGCTGACCGGCTGGACGCCATTGGGGCCGTTGGTATTGCCAGGGCTTTTAATTATGGTGGATTCAAGAACAGGGAACTTTACAACCCGAGTGTTTCTCCCAACTTGAATATGACCAAAGAGGAGTACAAAAAATCCAACACGCCTACCATAAATCACTTTTATGAAAAGTTATTGTTATTAAAAGATAAAATGAATACCGAAACTGGTAAAAAAATGGCAGAGAAGCGGCATCAATACATGTTGGGGTTTCTGGAACAGTTCTATAGTGAATGGAATCCTTCGAAAAAATAG
- a CDS encoding 1-acyl-sn-glycerol-3-phosphate acyltransferase → MQKLLSYPLTVLFFIFFGLALVIFHPIQWFCLKVFGYNAHRESVAILNWFLMRCTNVLGTRYSFENTQDIPTNRPLIIVSNHQSMYDIPPIIWYMRKHHPKFVSKIELGKGIPSVSFNLRHGGSALIDRKDSKQSIQELRKLGAYIEKHNRSAVIFPEGTRSRKGVPKKFHATGLKILMKNAPSALIVPISINNSWKLLRFGKFPMGLGSYLRFKVHEPFENNGDLDALIAKTEQEITQSVVTSA, encoded by the coding sequence ATGCAAAAATTGCTTTCTTATCCTTTGACCGTACTCTTTTTCATTTTTTTTGGATTGGCTTTGGTCATATTTCACCCAATACAATGGTTTTGTTTAAAAGTTTTTGGGTATAACGCACATAGGGAAAGTGTCGCAATCTTAAACTGGTTTTTGATGCGGTGTACCAATGTTTTGGGCACCCGCTACAGTTTTGAAAACACCCAAGATATTCCAACCAATAGACCTCTCATAATCGTATCGAACCATCAAAGCATGTACGACATTCCGCCCATCATATGGTACATGCGAAAACACCATCCAAAATTCGTTAGTAAGATTGAATTGGGTAAGGGTATCCCTAGTGTCTCGTTCAATTTGAGACATGGGGGTTCAGCGCTTATCGATAGAAAAGATTCCAAACAATCCATTCAAGAATTGAGAAAGCTAGGTGCTTACATAGAAAAACACAATAGGAGTGCCGTTATATTTCCTGAAGGTACCCGCAGCCGAAAGGGAGTTCCCAAAAAATTTCATGCTACAGGTTTAAAGATCCTTATGAAGAATGCCCCATCTGCCCTAATTGTACCGATAAGTATTAATAATTCGTGGAAGTTGCTCCGTTTTGGTAAGTTTCCAATGGGACTAGGCTCTTATTTAAGGTTTAAAGTCCATGAACCCTTTGAAAACAATGGAGATTTGGATGCTCTCATTGCCAAAACCGAACAAGAGATAACGCAAAGTGTGGTAACATCAGCATGA
- a CDS encoding ATP-binding protein — translation MILLVLIASVLIAGVTLYQYQEQSRDYHENRLERKEEQILQSIAYVLKETTYPEITENLQHIFKNEIYKIADVQNVSFNIYDLDGTLIRSSRPSFEIDSVSNCLDAEVLNSLSMSADKRYVEEKSAAGDNYKASYTYINDTKFKPIGIMNLPYFEDNSFNNMELREFLFRLGGVYLLMLLSAIILAYFISKYITRSLQTVSEMMALTDLTKRNEKIFIKDTTEEIGKLVDSYNGMIDELEESAVKLARSEREQAWREMAKQVAHEIKNPLTPLRLTVQSFERKFDPNDPKAELKVKEFSKTLIQQIDTMSNIASAFSNFAKMPAQQNETLNVVKIVKLALDIFNEDYIHFLTDEKEIIAKLDRTQLIRVVTNLVKNAIQAVPEVGSPRILVTVASEGGHVKISVADNGIGIADEFKEKIFEPKFTSKTSGMGLGLGMVKNIVENYNGTIQFTSQVNKGTVFTVKFPKE, via the coding sequence ATGATATTATTGGTGCTCATAGCATCTGTACTCATAGCTGGGGTAACGCTTTATCAATATCAAGAACAGAGCAGAGATTATCACGAAAATAGACTGGAACGGAAGGAAGAACAGATTCTTCAAAGCATCGCTTATGTGCTTAAGGAAACCACGTACCCTGAGATTACCGAAAACCTTCAGCATATTTTTAAGAACGAGATTTATAAGATAGCAGATGTGCAAAATGTATCTTTCAATATCTATGACCTTGATGGAACATTGATACGAAGTTCTCGTCCCAGTTTTGAAATAGACTCCGTGTCAAATTGTTTGGATGCCGAAGTTCTGAATAGTCTAAGTATGAGCGCGGATAAACGATATGTAGAAGAAAAATCTGCTGCTGGGGATAACTATAAAGCTTCTTATACCTATATCAATGATACCAAGTTTAAGCCCATCGGCATAATGAATCTTCCCTATTTTGAGGACAACTCCTTTAACAATATGGAACTTAGGGAATTTTTATTTCGCTTGGGCGGAGTGTATCTGTTAATGCTGCTTTCGGCAATTATCTTGGCTTATTTTATTTCAAAATATATCACCCGTTCGTTGCAGACGGTTTCTGAAATGATGGCGTTGACAGATTTGACAAAACGGAATGAAAAAATCTTTATAAAGGATACCACTGAAGAAATTGGAAAGTTAGTAGACTCCTACAATGGAATGATTGATGAATTGGAAGAAAGTGCCGTAAAGTTGGCACGTAGCGAACGGGAACAGGCATGGCGAGAAATGGCAAAACAAGTGGCCCACGAAATCAAAAACCCATTGACACCGTTAAGACTTACCGTACAGAGCTTTGAACGCAAGTTTGACCCTAATGATCCTAAGGCTGAATTGAAAGTAAAAGAGTTTTCAAAAACCTTGATTCAGCAGATAGACACCATGAGCAATATAGCCTCTGCTTTTTCCAACTTTGCCAAGATGCCGGCTCAACAGAACGAAACACTGAATGTGGTGAAAATCGTGAAGTTGGCTTTGGACATCTTTAATGAAGATTACATTCATTTTCTAACCGACGAAAAGGAAATCATTGCCAAACTAGATCGCACACAATTGATTCGGGTGGTCACTAATTTGGTCAAGAATGCTATCCAAGCAGTTCCAGAGGTAGGATCTCCACGTATTCTGGTAACAGTTGCATCTGAAGGGGGCCATGTAAAAATCTCAGTCGCCGATAACGGTATCGGAATAGCAGACGAGTTCAAGGAAAAGATATTTGAGCCAAAGTTTACCTCTAAAACAAGTGGTATGGGGCTTGGCTTGGGGATGGTTAAAAATATTGTCGAAAACTACAATGGAACAATTCAATTTACTTCACAGGTCAATAAAGGAACTGTTTTTACCGTAAAATTCCCAAAAGAATAA